Proteins co-encoded in one Neofelis nebulosa isolate mNeoNeb1 chromosome 2, mNeoNeb1.pri, whole genome shotgun sequence genomic window:
- the DIRAS3 gene encoding GTP-binding protein Di-Ras3 — protein sequence MNNKCFGFKKLLIQNGWFSGCVLCPPCLSHILFVPPEQEQGLWHRGAWFVWRVQECAGAEGGACGFPNVYLPVIEKTYRQVLSCRPSLGALHFTDTAHGHRYLDLQRLAIAFILVYSVTKKQTVEELKPFGELFRKVKSNNLNKYSIYWCAANAMKAAGS from the coding sequence ATGAACAATAAGTGCTTTGGCTTCAAGAAACTGCTGATTCAGAACGGCTGGTTCAGTGGCTGTGTCCTCTGCCCGCCCTGCTTGTCACACATTCTTTTCGTGCCCCCAGAGCAAGAGCAGGGCTTATGGCATCGTGGCGCATGGTTCGTATGGCGTGTGCAAGAGTGCGCTGGTGCAGAGGGCGGAGCGTGCGGCTTTCCCAATGTGTATCTGCCAGTCATTGAGAAGACCTATCGCCAGGTGCTGAGCTGCAGACCCAGCCTTGGGGCTCTGCACTTCACCGACACCGCCCATGGCCACCGCTACCTGGATCTCCAGCGCCTCGCCATTGCCTTCATCCTGGTGTATTCAGTCACCAAGAAGCAAACCGTGGAGGAGCTGAAGCCCTTCGGTGAGCTGTTCCGCAAAGTCAAAAGCAACAACTTGAATAAGTATTCTATCTACTGGTGTGCAGCCAACGCAATGAAAGCGGCTGGGAGCTGA